From the Verrucomicrobiia bacterium genome, the window TTCTTTCGGCTCATCGACATTTCTCAGGGAGAGAATGCACGCCTGGGCTGTTCTCATCTCGCGGGAATTATGGATAGCACTATCCATAATTGCAAGGGTGAAGAAACAACGGGATCTGTGGAGAGAATCATTTGGGAGGTGCGCAATCGCGGGTGTCGGCCAGCCTCAGCCGGTGTGGTCGACCCATGAAATTATGGATAGCACTATCTATAAATCGGGACTGAAAATTGGGCTGGAAGAGAAGAGCAAGGGAACAGTGCGGCGGCAGTGAGTTGGTTGTTTGGAGGGGCGGAGCGCGTGGTCGGCATTCGTGGATTCAAGGTCGACGGGGACGCATCGAGAGTAATCTTGCTTGCTGGCTGACTGGTTGAGGCGAAGAGGGGGATATTTTATGGATAGCGCTATCTATAAATCGGGACGGGAAACTGGGCTTGGAGAGAAGAGCAGGAGAACCACGAGGCGGCAGTGGGTGGGTTGTTTGGAGAGGTGGAGCGTTTGGTGGACATCCGTGAATTGAATGGCGAGTTCCGTCAGCCTGTTCGCAAATACCTTGTCGAGAATGAGACGATGGCTGTATCCTGACTCTGCGATCTAAGCGGTGCCTTTGGCGCAGCCCGGTGAACAGAAATCCGTGATAAAATGGACGCATCCGACCTAACCTTAGCCAAAGAGGCAAGTACTCCAGGTGAAAGCACTTTGGAGAAATTCCTCCAATCGGTTGAGGAGAAGACTGCCGATTCAGTTCACCTGCGATTGCTTAAAGCTTGTCGCCAACCAGACCAGCGAGCTGCACTGGAAGCCGAGCTACGTGCGATAATCTCGGAAATCGTCAATGAAGCTTAAGCGGCTAACGATCGCGGGCTTCAGAGGCTTCAACACCGAACGCAGCATCGATTTTCACGAAAAACTCACCATCATCGCGGCGCCTAACAGCCACGGCAAGACGAGCATTTCGGAAGCAATGGAGTTCCTGCTCTACGGGGCCACATCAAAGGTAGAGAAGGCTGATTCGAAAGAGGAGTACAAGGATTCGTACCGAAACCGTCACTTTCCGGTAGATAAGCCAGCGCACATTGACGCCACGTTTGGCATGGCGGAAAACGCTGAACTGAGGCTGCGTGTCGAAATCGATACCGATGCAACGATAAGACGGTTCGTTGACGGTAAGTTCGTAGAGAACTGGCCCTTCCATGGAGTGTTGCTGTCAACCGCCAGACCCTTTGTCCTTCAGCACGCGCTCAAGTATCTATTGCTCGTCCCGCCTTCTGAACGGTTTCAAGGGTTTGCCAGACTCATCGGCCTTAACGCAATCGATGACACGTTCCAAGCTCTCATCAGTCTTTGTACCAAACCGACCGTGAGCCTGCCCCCCGAGGGGCAGCAAATCCTGAACGGGCTGGAAACCCTCGAAGCGCGGGTGAAAACGGTACCGGAGTTGAAAAAGGTCGCGACTAGCTTGAAGCGCGGAGTTGAGAGTGTAGTTGATACGTATTCACTCATCGAAGATCGTGTCGATGCCATTCTGGGAGGTAAGATTGACCCAAAAGAGCGACGCTCTAAGCTGATTGCGGCGCGCACGGCGGCGGCTGCGAAGGTGTATTCTGGCGATGTTGCCATTCATGCTTACTCAGAGATAGAAACGCGCGTGTTGGCTAAAGCTCGCAACACTCTTTCCACAGAAACAGATGACGCCTTCATCGCGGATTATGGAAAACTGTGTGTTCACGGGGTAACTACGCGGCTCCAAAAGGAGGCGAGCCTCTTGAAAATTGGAGTCGAGTTGATCAAGGATGCCCCGGATTCCTGCCCCTTATGCACTCAACCACTGAACAATGATCTTAGACGCAGCATTCACGAACGGCATGACTTGAGCAAAGCCGAAATCGAGAAGGGCGATGCGCGCGAAGAGAGCCGCCCACGTGTGAATCGTTCGCTAGTGAATGTGAGAAGGGCGCTTGAAGAACACGCACAACTCTCCGAACGTCTGGTTGGCAACATTATCACATCAATGCTACCTGAGAATGCGTCGAAAGTTTGCGAATTACTGGGTGGGACGGACACTGCAACTGCCGAAACCGTTCGCTCCGCAGCCAAGGCCGCCGACGTAGTACTGCAACATCTGAGAGCTAACGCGACGAGGGTACAGCTGGCAATCGACTCTTGCGAATCCCAAATGAAGGAAAGCCACGAGAGTCTCGTGGACGTCGAAGTCCTTGTCAAAGCGCTCCAAGACTATCTGGTGGCGGCCGATGAATTCGTAGAGGAGATAGGGGACCTCGAACCGAGCCTAGTGGGTCCGACCAAGTTGTTCCGGCAAGCCGTTGATGCACTCGCTGGCACGTCAGAGATGACCTTACTCAACGAATTACTCGAAAAGCGCATCACGGTCAACCGGTCATTGCGAGTGCGAGACGTGGTGGAGGGGTTGAAGGAGTTGAAGAAGCATGTCGAGCAAACTTTGGCTGAGACCATGGAAGCGGCCATGAGTAGTGATCTTACCGCTGCAGTAATGAAATGGTACGAGAAGATCCGAACGGATGGCGACCCGGACGTGCATTTTTCGGGTTTCGCTATGGAACGAACCAAGGGTGGCGACTTCAAGAGCCGTCGCCTATCGGTAAGGGCAAGATCATACGGGGTGGAGCTCGCGAGCGCTGTTTCTTCGCTGAGTGAATCAAAATTGAACGCGCTGGGACTTTGCGTGAGCATTGCGACCGCGATCCGGTCCCCCGGCCCATGGGGCTTTCTCATTATCGACGACCCAATTCAATCTTGGGATGATGAGCACGAAACCCGATTCATCGATGTAATACGCAATCTTGTCGAGATTGAGAATAAACAGATCGTGGTTCTGTCTCACAAGGGAACCTGGGCCAAGCAGGTGTGCCAAGGTTGCCGAACGCTTAATGGCATTCACTATGAGATAACAGGTTACGCGAAGGATGGACCGCATATTACCGCAATGGACTGGTCGCCCATTGATCAGCGGCTCCGCGAAGCCGAAGCGATCACGAACGATATCGCGGCTACGTCCGTAAAGCTGCAGCAGGCGGAGGAAGAGGTGCGCCTCGCAGCCTGCCAAGCGGCTTCACAAGTGGCAAAAGAAAAGCTTGGGCGCACCACAAGTGCTCACAACATGAACAGCAAGGATGTCCGAGCGATTCTCGTCGAGGCCGGTGCCACTTCTGATCTTGTGGATCGCATCTCCGCAATGTTTGTCACCGCTGACGACGCTCATCACGCACCAAAGAACTACACACCGAATCCCCACCGGATACGGCAGGCAATAGCCTCGATTCGGGACGCCTTGAAGCTAACGAAGAAATAGCGATCACCCGAGTATCCCTGCGTTGCCCCTCCATCATACACTTGGCTTGCCCCAGAGACTCAGCTTTGCCACACTGCATCTGTGAATTTCAAATCCCTTGCCAATCAATTTGTTTGTGACGTGCCGGTTTATGAGCCGGGGAGGCCGATTGAGGATGTGGCGCGGGAGATGGGGCTCGATGCGCGCACGGTCATCAAGCTGGCCTCGAATGAGAATCCGTTGGGGCCTTCGCCGAAAGGGTTGGTAGCGATGCGCAAGGCGTTGGCGACGGCGCATCTTTATCCGGATGGGGGCGGGTTTTATTTGCGGCAAGGGATCGCCAACAAGTTGGGCGTGAAGATCGACAACATCGTCCTCGGGACGGGGTCGAACGAGATCATTGAGTTTTTGTATCATGCGTTTGTTTCTCCCGGGGATGAGGTGGTTGCAGGGGACAGGGCGTTCGTCATCTACAGCATCATGGCGAAGATGTTCCAGGCGCGGTGCGTGGAGGTGCCGTTTCGGAGTCACACACATGATTTGAAGGCTATGCTGGCGGCAATCACGCCGCGAACGAAGCTGGTGTTTGTGGCGAACCCGAATAATCCAACGGGCACGCGGGTGACCAATGCGGAACTGGATGATTTTATCCGACGTCTACCGTCGCATGTGATTGCGGTGCTCGACGAGGCGTACATTGAGTTCCTGGATGATCCGCCGCCTTCGATCGAATACGCGATGAAGCGGAACGTGATTGTACTGCGGACGTTCTCGAAGATTGTCGGGTTGGCGGGAGTGCGTATCGGGTACGGCGTGGCGCAGAAGGAGTGCATCGACTTGCTGGCGCGAGTGCGGCAGCCATTCAATACGAATGCGATTGCGCAGGCGGGGGCGTTGGCGGCGTTGGGAGATAGCGCGCACATTCGGAAGACGAAAGCTCTCACGCGGCGCGGGCTGGCGTATTTTGAGAAGGAATTCAAGAAGCTGAAACTCGAATACGTGCCGAGCAGCGCCAACTTTGTGCTTGTCAACGTGGGCGATGGGGATGAAGTATTCCGCGCTCTGCAGCGGCGCGGGGTGATAGTGCGGCCCATGCGCGGCTACAAAATGCCCGCGTGGGTGCGCGTGACGGTCGGCACTATGCCCAAGAATCGGAGATTTATTGGGGCACTCAAAGCATCGCTCTAAGAGAAGCCATAAAATATGATTATCATCTGCAAACCGGAAGCAACGGACGAGCAAATCGGCCACATCGAGGAGGCGATTCGCAAGTGGGGGTTGAAACCGCACACGAGCCGCGGGGTCGAGCGCACGATCATTGGCGTCATCGGGCCTGAAGACCTGATTCGCGAAAAGCCGCTGGCGGCATTTCCGGGTGTGGCGTCGGTCACGCCGGTGATGAAGCCGTACAAGCTCACCAGCTACGATTTCACGCACAAACGAACGGTGATCGATGTCGGCGGGGTGAAGATCGGCGACCAGAAGAAGATGGTGCTGATGAGCGGGCCGTGCTCGGTCGAGAGTCGCGAACAGATTTTGGAGATTGCGAAGATCGTGAAGAAGGCGGGGGCGACGGTGTTGCGTGGCGGCGCTTTCAAGCCGCGCACGTCGCCGTACACGTTCCAGGGACTGGGCAAGGAAGGGTTGAAGCTGCTGGCGGAAGCGCGCGCGGCGACGGGGCTGCCTGTCATTACCGAGTTGATGGACACGAAGGATGTGGAGATGGTCGAGCAATACGCGGACATCATCCAGATTGGCGCGCGCAACATGCAGAATTTTTCGTTATTGAAGGAAGTGGGCCGGTGTCAGAAGCCGGTGATGCTGAAGCGTGGCATGGCGGCGACGGTGAAGGACGTGTTGCTCAGCGCCGAATACATTCTCAGCGAAGGGAACATGAATGTCATGCTCTGCGAGCGCGGCATACGGACGTTCGAGACTTATACCCGCAACACGCTCGATCTTTCGGCCGTGCCCGCGCTCAAGAAGGAATCGCATCTGCCGGTGATTGTCGATCCCACGCACGGCGCGGGGCATCGTGATCTGATCCCGACGATGGCGCTGGCGGCGGTGGCTGCCGGCGCTGACGGGATTATGATTGAAGTTCATAACGATCCTGAGGCGGCGTTGTCGGATGGCGAACAGGCGATGCTCCCGGATAAGTTTGAAGCGCTGGTGGCGCAGATGCGCGCGGTGGCGGCGGCGATTGGGAAGACGATCTAGCCGGGCTGTTACTTCAGAGCGTTTCTCACGTCATCGAGGCCGCTCTCGAAGCCGGATTTGATATCGGACCAGGCG encodes:
- a CDS encoding ATP-binding protein, with translation MKLKRLTIAGFRGFNTERSIDFHEKLTIIAAPNSHGKTSISEAMEFLLYGATSKVEKADSKEEYKDSYRNRHFPVDKPAHIDATFGMAENAELRLRVEIDTDATIRRFVDGKFVENWPFHGVLLSTARPFVLQHALKYLLLVPPSERFQGFARLIGLNAIDDTFQALISLCTKPTVSLPPEGQQILNGLETLEARVKTVPELKKVATSLKRGVESVVDTYSLIEDRVDAILGGKIDPKERRSKLIAARTAAAAKVYSGDVAIHAYSEIETRVLAKARNTLSTETDDAFIADYGKLCVHGVTTRLQKEASLLKIGVELIKDAPDSCPLCTQPLNNDLRRSIHERHDLSKAEIEKGDAREESRPRVNRSLVNVRRALEEHAQLSERLVGNIITSMLPENASKVCELLGGTDTATAETVRSAAKAADVVLQHLRANATRVQLAIDSCESQMKESHESLVDVEVLVKALQDYLVAADEFVEEIGDLEPSLVGPTKLFRQAVDALAGTSEMTLLNELLEKRITVNRSLRVRDVVEGLKELKKHVEQTLAETMEAAMSSDLTAAVMKWYEKIRTDGDPDVHFSGFAMERTKGGDFKSRRLSVRARSYGVELASAVSSLSESKLNALGLCVSIATAIRSPGPWGFLIIDDPIQSWDDEHETRFIDVIRNLVEIENKQIVVLSHKGTWAKQVCQGCRTLNGIHYEITGYAKDGPHITAMDWSPIDQRLREAEAITNDIAATSVKLQQAEEEVRLAACQAASQVAKEKLGRTTSAHNMNSKDVRAILVEAGATSDLVDRISAMFVTADDAHHAPKNYTPNPHRIRQAIASIRDALKLTKK
- the hisC gene encoding histidinol-phosphate transaminase; the protein is MNFKSLANQFVCDVPVYEPGRPIEDVAREMGLDARTVIKLASNENPLGPSPKGLVAMRKALATAHLYPDGGGFYLRQGIANKLGVKIDNIVLGTGSNEIIEFLYHAFVSPGDEVVAGDRAFVIYSIMAKMFQARCVEVPFRSHTHDLKAMLAAITPRTKLVFVANPNNPTGTRVTNAELDDFIRRLPSHVIAVLDEAYIEFLDDPPPSIEYAMKRNVIVLRTFSKIVGLAGVRIGYGVAQKECIDLLARVRQPFNTNAIAQAGALAALGDSAHIRKTKALTRRGLAYFEKEFKKLKLEYVPSSANFVLVNVGDGDEVFRALQRRGVIVRPMRGYKMPAWVRVTVGTMPKNRRFIGALKASL
- the aroF gene encoding 3-deoxy-7-phosphoheptulonate synthase, with translation MIIICKPEATDEQIGHIEEAIRKWGLKPHTSRGVERTIIGVIGPEDLIREKPLAAFPGVASVTPVMKPYKLTSYDFTHKRTVIDVGGVKIGDQKKMVLMSGPCSVESREQILEIAKIVKKAGATVLRGGAFKPRTSPYTFQGLGKEGLKLLAEARAATGLPVITELMDTKDVEMVEQYADIIQIGARNMQNFSLLKEVGRCQKPVMLKRGMAATVKDVLLSAEYILSEGNMNVMLCERGIRTFETYTRNTLDLSAVPALKKESHLPVIVDPTHGAGHRDLIPTMALAAVAAGADGIMIEVHNDPEAALSDGEQAMLPDKFEALVAQMRAVAAAIGKTI